In one window of Chloroflexota bacterium DNA:
- a CDS encoding lysylphosphatidylglycerol synthase transmembrane domain-containing protein, protein MKKYLRLFFGLGISAVFVYLALRGLNLQAAFEWLKKANYYWLIPGVLIYFVGVWGRTWRWHYMLRPIKEVPMWRLFSIVCIGYMGNNIFPVRAGEVLRSYVLKRTDDIPMSASIATIVVERVFDGLVMLLFVFIALPFVPIPDDFRIFVVGASAAFLIALALFFFFATQPELTQGVYENTVRRLIPPRLRDQADAFLGRFLEGLLFFRSGRDVIMVFVTSVFIWLAETVKYWFVMQGFAHLGGGFPVPFFVLMLMNGIVNLATTIPSAPGYVGTFDAPGIAVLTAYGVNKELAFGYTVVLHVALWFPITILGLWYFRRRQLAWSDVETAQVERTSSLSSG, encoded by the coding sequence ATGAAAAAATATTTACGGTTGTTCTTTGGTCTCGGAATAAGCGCAGTCTTCGTGTATCTCGCACTCAGAGGGCTGAATCTTCAAGCTGCATTCGAGTGGCTTAAGAAAGCCAACTATTACTGGCTGATTCCGGGAGTCCTGATCTATTTTGTGGGTGTATGGGGGCGCACCTGGCGCTGGCACTATATGCTCCGTCCGATCAAGGAAGTCCCGATGTGGCGTCTCTTTTCGATCGTTTGTATCGGGTATATGGGCAACAACATTTTCCCGGTGCGTGCCGGCGAGGTTCTGCGGTCCTATGTCTTGAAGCGCACCGATGATATCCCCATGAGCGCCAGTATTGCGACCATCGTTGTGGAGCGCGTCTTCGATGGACTGGTCATGCTGTTGTTCGTATTTATCGCTCTGCCCTTTGTGCCCATTCCTGATGATTTCCGCATTTTTGTGGTCGGGGCTAGCGCCGCGTTCTTGATTGCCCTGGCTCTCTTCTTTTTCTTTGCCACGCAACCTGAGCTTACTCAGGGGGTCTATGAGAATACGGTTCGCCGGCTCATCCCTCCCAGGTTGCGGGATCAGGCTGATGCGTTTCTGGGCCGGTTTCTTGAGGGTTTGCTCTTTTTCAGGAGCGGGCGCGATGTCATCATGGTCTTTGTCACCTCGGTTTTCATCTGGCTGGCGGAGACAGTAAAATACTGGTTCGTCATGCAGGGCTTTGCCCATCTGGGCGGTGGATTTCCGGTGCCCTTCTTCGTGTTGATGCTGATGAATGGCATCGTGAATCTGGCCACGACCATCCCTTCGGCGCCAGGTTATGTGGGCACTTTCGATGCGCCGGGCATTGCGGTTTTAACGGCCTACGGGGTAAATAAGGAACTGGCCTTTGGCTACACCGTTGTGTTGCATGTCGCCCTTTGGTTTCCCATCACGATCCTGGGACTCTGGTATTTCCGCCGCAGGCAGCTTGCCTGGTCCGATGTGGAGACTGCCCAGGTGGAACGGACTTCCAGCCTGAGTTCTGGCTAG
- the acpS gene encoding holo-ACP synthase has translation MFSIGVDIVEVNRIERAVSRWGERFLKRVFTAGEIDYCAERSQSLAARWAAKEAVSKALGTGWAPQEAHDGGWIDWTEIEVCRQPSGEPGIRLHGKALSRAQALGLTQWRLSLSHSNDFAVAMVLGWAEPNLNHR, from the coding sequence ATGTTTTCAATCGGAGTCGACATTGTCGAGGTCAATCGCATTGAGCGGGCCGTTTCGCGCTGGGGCGAGCGCTTTTTGAAGCGCGTATTCACCGCAGGCGAGATCGACTACTGCGCGGAGCGTTCTCAGTCGCTGGCTGCGCGCTGGGCCGCCAAGGAAGCTGTCAGCAAGGCATTGGGGACTGGTTGGGCGCCCCAGGAAGCCCACGATGGCGGTTGGATCGACTGGACAGAGATCGAGGTATGCCGGCAACCGTCAGGTGAACCTGGCATTCGACTCCACGGCAAAGCATTGTCCCGGGCGCAGGCACTTGGCCTTACACAGTGGCGACTGAGCCTTTCGCACTCCAATGACTTCGCAGTGGCCATGGTTCTGGGGTGGGCTGAACCGAACCTTAATCACCGATGA
- a CDS encoding RusA family crossover junction endodeoxyribonuclease — MSTLRVRLRLPLPPSINQQYATVNGRRVLSRRSRRYKNHVVSHINSLRLKGKIPEELIVTAKRGFVALFIDFYFETPLRRDLDGGLKIAQDAICDGIGTDDRRVVDIHLVKRTDRENPRIEVELEALECWSFDGRQ; from the coding sequence ATGTCAACTCTTCGGGTTCGTTTGAGATTGCCCCTGCCGCCGAGCATCAACCAACAATATGCGACCGTCAATGGCCGCCGCGTCCTCAGCCGGCGATCCCGGCGTTACAAAAATCATGTCGTCTCGCATATCAACAGCCTACGACTCAAGGGCAAAATCCCCGAAGAACTTATCGTGACAGCCAAGCGCGGTTTTGTCGCTCTCTTCATAGACTTTTATTTCGAAACGCCATTGCGAAGGGATCTTGACGGCGGATTGAAGATCGCTCAGGATGCGATTTGCGACGGAATCGGCACCGACGATCGACGGGTGGTCGACATCCACCTGGTTAAACGAACTGACCGGGAGAATCCCCGCATTGAGGTAGAGTTGGAAGCCCTGGAGTGCTGGTCGTTCGACGGCCGCCAGTAG
- a CDS encoding UDP-glucose/GDP-mannose dehydrogenase family protein, producing the protein MKKICVVGTGYVGLVTGTCFADLGNSVVCVDINEEKIAQLHQGIMPIFEPGLEEVVERNVRAGRLTFSTSYSEGLAAAEFAFIAVGTPSGVDGEADLRYVRMAAEEIARTMSAPLIIINKSTVPVGTGDWVADIITKNQPAPIDFAVVSNPEFLREGAAINDFLNPDRVVLGSLDKEAAEKVAQLHLALRAPIVVTDLRTAEMIKYASNAFLATRISFINEIASICEEMGADVKEVAVGMGYDRRIGPYFLDAGLGYGGSCFPKDVLALEHMALIHGAHPSLLRAVMEINRDQRRKAIHRLRLELGGLQDRVIGLLGLAFKPNTDDMREAPAVEIAHLLWNEGAQVKAYDPVAMGVAARDLADLQLAEDPYDLAEGCDAIIVCTEWNEFRHLDMKRVFRAMAKPVIFDGRNIYDPERMVGLGFRYHAIGRSSNTLNGENTRVTMTPAVPSKT; encoded by the coding sequence ATGAAAAAAATCTGCGTCGTTGGCACCGGTTACGTTGGCCTTGTCACCGGGACTTGTTTTGCTGACCTGGGCAATTCGGTTGTTTGTGTGGATATCAATGAGGAAAAGATCGCACAACTGCATCAGGGAATCATGCCGATCTTCGAACCAGGCCTGGAGGAGGTGGTCGAGCGCAATGTGCGCGCGGGCAGGTTGACCTTCTCGACCTCTTATTCCGAGGGACTGGCAGCTGCAGAGTTCGCCTTCATTGCAGTCGGGACGCCCAGTGGGGTCGATGGGGAGGCCGATCTGCGCTACGTTCGCATGGCCGCAGAGGAGATCGCCCGCACCATGTCAGCGCCGTTGATCATCATCAACAAAAGCACGGTGCCGGTCGGTACAGGCGACTGGGTTGCCGATATCATCACAAAAAACCAGCCGGCCCCTATCGATTTTGCTGTGGTTTCCAATCCTGAGTTCCTTCGTGAGGGCGCGGCTATCAACGATTTCCTCAACCCGGACCGGGTCGTCCTTGGCTCCCTCGACAAGGAAGCTGCGGAAAAGGTCGCACAACTGCACCTGGCACTGCGGGCGCCCATCGTCGTGACCGACCTGCGCACTGCCGAGATGATCAAGTATGCATCCAATGCCTTCCTGGCAACGCGGATTTCCTTCATCAATGAGATTGCATCCATTTGCGAAGAGATGGGAGCAGATGTCAAAGAAGTGGCCGTGGGAATGGGCTACGATAGACGCATCGGACCTTATTTTCTCGATGCGGGACTGGGCTATGGCGGGTCCTGTTTCCCCAAGGATGTATTGGCGCTGGAGCATATGGCTTTGATCCACGGTGCCCACCCGTCGCTTTTGCGGGCGGTCATGGAGATCAATCGGGACCAGCGTCGCAAGGCAATTCACCGATTGCGCCTGGAACTGGGCGGATTGCAGGACCGGGTGATTGGCTTGCTTGGTCTGGCATTCAAACCCAATACCGACGATATGCGCGAGGCGCCCGCTGTAGAGATTGCCCACCTTCTCTGGAACGAAGGCGCTCAGGTAAAGGCGTACGATCCCGTGGCAATGGGGGTCGCCGCCCGCGATCTTGCCGATCTGCAGCTGGCTGAGGATCCCTATGATCTGGCGGAGGGTTGCGATGCCATCATCGTCTGCACCGAGTGGAACGAATTCAGGCATCTGGACATGAAGCGTGTTTTCCGTGCCATGGCAAAGCCTGTGATCTTCGATGGACGCAATATCTATGACCCGGAACGGATGGTGGGGTTAGGATTCCGCTATCATGCCATTGGCCGGTCCAGCAATACCCTCAATGGTGAAAACACGCGCGTCACTATGACGCCCGCCGTTCCCAGCAAGACTTGA
- the rsmI gene encoding 16S rRNA (cytidine(1402)-2'-O)-methyltransferase: MATLFLVGTPIGNLEDITLRAQRVLSEVAVIAAEDTRVTRHLLDRYGIGTSMVTFTDAYDSRKQSRLARVIEVLDRGEDVALVSDAGMPGISDPGYQLVAGVLKKGHDVQVVPGPSAITSALVISGLPADRFLFVGFLPRRAAARRALFAQVADEPGTVVAFESPHRLVAALEDLLAVLGNRSVAVGRELTKRFEEMWRGQAADAAVYFTEHPPRGEITLLLGGTGQVRDQEVWNSAQVRSAVEMLTSEGLAPSAVARIVARLSGWKRNDVYEFRRGFGG, from the coding sequence ATGGCAACCCTGTTTTTGGTTGGTACGCCGATTGGCAACCTGGAGGATATCACCCTTCGGGCACAGCGCGTTCTCTCCGAGGTGGCGGTCATCGCTGCCGAGGATACGCGGGTGACGCGCCACTTGCTCGATCGCTATGGCATCGGGACATCCATGGTGACCTTCACCGATGCCTACGATTCGAGAAAACAGAGTCGATTGGCGCGGGTTATTGAGGTTCTGGATCGGGGGGAGGATGTAGCGCTGGTATCCGATGCGGGGATGCCGGGTATTTCCGACCCGGGATACCAGTTGGTGGCCGGAGTGCTGAAGAAAGGGCACGATGTTCAGGTGGTGCCAGGGCCATCGGCCATCACCTCGGCGCTGGTCATTTCAGGACTGCCCGCAGATCGATTTCTCTTCGTCGGTTTTTTGCCCCGCAGGGCGGCGGCGAGGCGGGCGCTGTTTGCACAGGTAGCCGACGAACCAGGCACTGTGGTGGCTTTTGAGTCCCCCCACCGACTGGTGGCCGCCCTGGAGGATCTGCTGGCCGTACTCGGAAATCGTTCCGTCGCCGTTGGCCGGGAACTCACAAAGAGGTTCGAGGAGATGTGGCGAGGGCAGGCGGCCGATGCGGCTGTTTACTTCACAGAACACCCACCGCGCGGTGAGATTACCTTGCTGCTCGGCGGAACGGGTCAGGTCAGGGATCAGGAGGTCTGGAACTCGGCTCAGGTCAGGAGTGCGGTAGAGATGTTGACCTCAGAAGGACTGGCGCCATCAGCCGTAGCGCGAATCGTGGCCAGATTGAGTGGGTGGAAGCGCAACGACGTTTATGAATTTCGTAGGGGTTTCGGTGGATAA
- a CDS encoding Ig-like domain-containing protein, giving the protein MERKTAFPILVVILVLLFSLAISACATPPPESGTGGATEPATAPRVGSPENDQLPSSDTQPEPTNEGRATGGPVQDLPPTVIGTTPEMGQEHPLDAPIVIRFDQTMDAQSTVDAFSIEPEVAGTARVRGTDLVFTPKESFDRGQSFQLSVNKSATAVNGKLLASPVQLRFNTAGFLEVTSSQPAAGSQNVSIDTPITVVFNRPVVPLTGLDQADSLPQPLTFEPAVIGEGQWLTTSIYTFQPETPLAGATDYVVTVSAGLQDTTGGLLVEDTVIDFHTASPIVIDLLPAGQQVFPTTAISVTFSQPMDNLTSEAAFSLRNTLDDMLIDGSNSWSANDRVMHFKPHSPLAYDTAYVAQINDGARSAGGGSLREDFQARFETAPVIAVVDSDPADGQESVSPERDLKIGFQGVVDDDTLNGKTITILPEPTSVFSYFSRYENRWIIRWPMLPQTPYEIILDQEIADVFGNTLDEDVEIRFSTGNRKPFAHLTVPNEIGTYDAYTNTLIAASFRNVSRLDFDLFSVSEADTRQLLGPDQWESRHQYQPEPDALIRQWSAEVAPEVNANMLEKFPLAEDGGPLDAGIYWLEMRAPEVRYRTGPSTPGQEVSRHLLVVSPLNLIVKKTADEVLVWVTDLKSGLPVPDLPVRVTGPSGIAGNSDSDGVFRGPVKLLQPWQPLTVFAGTEAPTGSFSPRPYGVVSTDWQQGLSPWDFDLRSEFPPPEWQGYFYTDRPIYRPGQTVFWKGAIRKDQDTTYFRPDTGTELEITIQDGQGNQVFKGVEETNLFGTLHGEFALDEEAGLGSYRLEARLLDAGPASGRKPSFSHNFQVAEYRKPEFEIELFTDQDEYLQGESVAVDAEARYFFGSPVPNARVVWSVFSSDSYFNFTGDSGGTWYSFSDYRGWDPREHQKHGGPITSGVGETDRQGRFSFEFVAEIADKPQSQRFSIDVRVVDASDQEVSANAGVTIHKALVYPGIAPRDYVGRVGKSSAIDLITVDWQSQPVPGQPLSILVSKADWKTVQEKAEDGRFYWVTRVEETPLITETLSAGEDGEAVFAWTPEAGGQYKISVDAVDEQGNRARAAAFQWISDEPAVYVSWQVENNDRIDLIANSPIYQVGEIAEVLVPHPYQGNVEALVTIERGSIIDVERITLTGNSETLQIPIEASYVPNVYVSVVVIKGQGTEGNDLGSFKLGYVELPVDTSTRELQVNLTASQVELKPGDPVTFTLEVSDHDGQPVQSEFSMALVDKAVLSLSRADEPTMVEAFYRQRGLGVQTASTLVYNLDRLNLQLREGAKGGGGGSADESMFDVRSEFQDTAFWEPAIVTGADGKATVSITLPDNLTTWQLDSRGLSNDTKVGQAKAEIITTLPLLVRPVVPRFFVAGDRAEIGAIVHNNTDALIDVVVEIEASGLEIDGELAKPAAIEPFGQVRVSWPVKAISSSEGASAGETLIRFTAWELTHLSDALPLRDGVEVTIPVYRYSSPETVGTAGTVALGEERLEVIVLPPNIDPEQGDLRIVLEPSLAAGMIGSLEWLELFPYECNEQIVSKFLPNLVAYRSLTDLQLDDPELADNLQSQISIALQKLLQRQNPDGGWGWWGGEESQAFVTSYVVYGLVEAGKAGFHVDQDALDRGLDALDRSLEPVDDLEGWRLNQQAFSLYVLAEAGHGDMARSVGLFEVRERLAHYGRALLALDFGLLEQKGELAARARIDTLLEDLTGAAILSATGAHWEEEAHHGQTMSTDTRSTSMVLSALSRLQSDHALAPNVVRWLMSARKSDRWQTTQENVWAIIALTDWMVATGELEADYSYLVAINGDELADGTATQENLDTPVELRVAMQDLFLNQANALTISRFATAGQSGEGQLYYTSHLNTYLPAADLEARDRGIVLAREVVAVDPVTGEAGDRQVSEAAAGDILQVTLTIIAPNDLNYLVVESPLPAGTEAIDTSLATTSQTYQGPRFGSKQEQAYPGFWWWTPTHNEIRDEKVVLFATALPAGTYQYSYQMRASLPGDFHVLPATAQEMYFPEVWGRSGGSSFTVIGD; this is encoded by the coding sequence ATGGAACGAAAAACCGCATTCCCCATCCTTGTTGTAATTCTGGTGCTGCTCTTCTCGCTGGCGATCTCAGCTTGCGCCACCCCGCCGCCAGAATCAGGAACAGGAGGGGCGACAGAACCTGCCACCGCGCCTCGAGTCGGGTCACCAGAAAACGATCAATTGCCATCATCTGACACCCAGCCGGAACCAACGAACGAGGGCCGAGCAACCGGCGGCCCAGTCCAGGACCTGCCTCCAACAGTCATTGGCACGACGCCAGAAATGGGCCAGGAGCATCCCCTCGACGCGCCAATCGTGATCCGATTCGACCAAACAATGGACGCGCAGAGCACCGTAGACGCGTTCTCCATCGAACCGGAAGTCGCAGGCACCGCCCGAGTCCGGGGTACCGATCTGGTTTTTACACCAAAGGAGTCTTTCGACCGGGGGCAGTCCTTCCAACTATCAGTTAATAAATCGGCCACGGCAGTGAACGGCAAGCTGCTGGCGTCCCCGGTGCAATTGCGCTTCAACACCGCCGGCTTTCTGGAGGTGACCAGCTCACAGCCCGCAGCCGGCAGTCAAAACGTGTCGATAGACACGCCGATCACCGTCGTCTTTAATCGCCCCGTCGTGCCGTTGACCGGACTCGACCAGGCCGATTCCCTGCCCCAACCATTGACTTTCGAACCAGCGGTGATTGGCGAGGGTCAGTGGCTTACGACCAGCATCTACACCTTCCAGCCCGAGACACCCCTGGCTGGTGCAACCGATTACGTGGTCACCGTTTCGGCCGGATTGCAGGATACAACCGGGGGATTGCTGGTCGAGGACACGGTCATCGATTTCCACACAGCAAGTCCCATTGTGATCGATTTGCTACCTGCGGGGCAGCAAGTCTTCCCGACGACCGCGATCAGCGTGACCTTCAGCCAGCCGATGGATAACCTGACCAGCGAGGCTGCCTTCAGCCTGCGCAATACGCTCGACGATATGCTGATCGACGGGAGCAATAGTTGGTCGGCAAATGACCGGGTGATGCATTTCAAGCCCCATTCCCCGCTGGCTTACGACACTGCCTACGTGGCGCAGATAAACGACGGCGCCCGGTCCGCCGGGGGCGGATCGCTGCGGGAAGACTTTCAGGCCCGCTTTGAAACTGCGCCAGTCATCGCCGTTGTCGACAGCGATCCGGCCGATGGCCAGGAGTCCGTTTCGCCGGAACGAGATCTCAAGATCGGCTTCCAGGGTGTAGTCGATGACGATACGCTTAACGGCAAGACGATCACCATTCTGCCCGAGCCCACCAGTGTATTCAGCTATTTCTCGCGCTATGAGAATCGCTGGATAATCCGCTGGCCCATGTTGCCACAAACGCCCTATGAGATCATCCTCGACCAGGAAATTGCCGATGTTTTCGGCAACACGCTGGATGAGGATGTCGAGATTCGCTTCAGCACAGGCAATCGCAAGCCTTTCGCCCATTTAACCGTGCCCAACGAGATCGGCACCTATGATGCCTATACCAACACCCTGATCGCTGCGAGCTTCCGCAACGTCAGCCGCCTGGATTTCGATCTTTTCAGCGTAAGCGAGGCCGACACCCGTCAACTTCTGGGACCGGATCAGTGGGAAAGCCGGCACCAGTATCAGCCCGAACCGGATGCACTGATACGCCAGTGGTCGGCGGAAGTGGCCCCCGAGGTCAATGCCAACATGCTGGAAAAGTTTCCCCTGGCAGAGGATGGTGGCCCTCTGGATGCAGGCATCTACTGGTTGGAGATGCGAGCGCCGGAGGTTCGCTACCGAACCGGTCCCAGCACCCCCGGACAGGAGGTTTCCCGGCATCTGCTGGTTGTGTCGCCGCTCAACCTGATCGTCAAGAAGACCGCCGACGAGGTGTTGGTCTGGGTTACCGATCTGAAGAGTGGCCTGCCGGTGCCAGACCTTCCCGTTCGTGTGACCGGCCCTTCCGGCATTGCGGGAAACAGCGATTCCGACGGTGTGTTCCGTGGGCCCGTGAAACTGCTGCAACCCTGGCAGCCACTGACAGTGTTTGCGGGAACCGAAGCACCGACAGGATCCTTCAGTCCCCGGCCCTACGGCGTTGTCAGCACAGATTGGCAACAAGGACTGAGTCCCTGGGATTTCGACCTGAGAAGTGAATTCCCGCCGCCCGAATGGCAGGGTTATTTCTACACCGATCGACCCATCTACCGGCCTGGGCAGACGGTCTTCTGGAAAGGGGCGATCCGCAAAGATCAGGATACCACCTATTTTCGGCCAGACACCGGAACTGAGCTGGAAATCACGATCCAGGATGGGCAGGGCAACCAGGTGTTCAAAGGCGTCGAGGAAACCAATCTATTTGGCACGCTTCATGGTGAATTCGCCCTGGACGAGGAAGCGGGCCTCGGCTCCTATCGACTGGAGGCCAGGCTTCTCGATGCGGGCCCCGCGTCCGGCAGAAAACCCAGTTTTTCGCACAACTTCCAGGTGGCCGAGTACCGCAAGCCGGAGTTCGAGATCGAACTGTTCACCGACCAAGACGAATACCTGCAGGGCGAAAGCGTGGCAGTAGATGCAGAGGCGCGCTACTTTTTCGGAAGCCCGGTGCCCAATGCACGAGTCGTCTGGTCGGTGTTTAGCAGCGATTCCTATTTCAACTTCACCGGAGATTCCGGGGGCACGTGGTACAGCTTCAGCGATTACAGAGGCTGGGATCCTCGAGAGCACCAGAAGCATGGAGGGCCAATTACCAGCGGCGTTGGCGAAACCGACAGGCAGGGACGATTCTCCTTCGAATTCGTGGCTGAAATTGCCGACAAGCCCCAGAGCCAACGCTTCAGCATCGACGTACGTGTGGTTGACGCCAGCGATCAGGAAGTGTCTGCCAATGCGGGTGTAACCATTCACAAGGCATTGGTTTACCCCGGTATTGCACCCCGGGACTATGTTGGCCGCGTTGGTAAGAGCAGTGCCATCGATCTGATCACGGTCGACTGGCAGAGCCAGCCGGTTCCTGGTCAGCCTTTGAGCATCCTGGTCAGCAAAGCCGACTGGAAAACCGTACAGGAGAAAGCTGAAGATGGCAGGTTCTACTGGGTGACCCGAGTTGAAGAGACGCCGCTCATCACCGAGACCCTCTCCGCTGGCGAAGATGGCGAGGCTGTTTTTGCATGGACGCCGGAAGCAGGCGGCCAGTACAAGATCAGTGTCGACGCTGTGGACGAACAGGGCAACCGGGCGCGCGCCGCAGCTTTCCAGTGGATCAGCGACGAGCCAGCGGTATACGTGAGTTGGCAGGTCGAAAACAACGATCGAATCGATCTCATCGCGAACAGTCCGATCTATCAGGTCGGTGAGATAGCCGAAGTATTGGTTCCCCACCCCTACCAGGGTAACGTCGAGGCGTTGGTGACAATTGAACGCGGCAGTATCATCGACGTCGAAAGAATCACGCTGACGGGCAACAGCGAAACCCTGCAGATTCCCATCGAGGCCAGCTATGTGCCCAATGTCTACGTATCGGTCGTGGTCATCAAAGGTCAAGGCACTGAGGGCAACGACCTGGGCAGCTTCAAGTTGGGATATGTTGAGCTCCCGGTAGATACATCCACCCGGGAACTCCAGGTTAATCTGACTGCCAGTCAGGTGGAGCTGAAACCTGGAGACCCGGTCACTTTCACCCTGGAAGTGAGCGACCACGACGGGCAACCGGTGCAAAGTGAGTTCTCGATGGCTCTGGTGGATAAGGCTGTCCTTAGCCTCTCCCGCGCCGACGAACCAACGATGGTTGAAGCGTTCTATCGCCAGCGTGGCCTCGGCGTTCAGACCGCCAGCACGTTGGTCTATAACCTGGATCGGCTCAACCTGCAGTTGCGGGAAGGCGCCAAGGGGGGCGGCGGTGGCAGCGCGGATGAATCGATGTTCGATGTTCGCAGCGAGTTTCAGGACACAGCGTTCTGGGAGCCGGCGATCGTCACCGGCGCCGACGGAAAGGCAACCGTCTCTATTACCCTGCCTGACAACCTGACAACCTGGCAGCTAGACAGCCGCGGTCTTTCAAATGACACAAAGGTCGGGCAGGCCAAGGCCGAGATCATCACGACCCTGCCGTTGCTGGTTCGCCCCGTCGTTCCTCGGTTCTTCGTCGCAGGCGACCGCGCTGAAATCGGAGCAATCGTCCATAATAACACCGACGCGCTGATCGACGTGGTGGTGGAAATCGAAGCCAGCGGCCTTGAGATAGATGGCGAACTGGCAAAACCGGCCGCCATCGAACCATTCGGACAAGTGAGGGTCTCCTGGCCCGTGAAGGCGATATCATCCTCCGAGGGCGCCTCAGCGGGGGAGACGCTGATCCGTTTTACGGCCTGGGAATTGACCCATTTATCTGACGCCCTACCACTGCGGGATGGCGTCGAGGTCACCATTCCAGTCTATCGCTACAGTTCTCCAGAAACGGTGGGAACCGCAGGTACGGTTGCCCTCGGCGAAGAACGACTGGAGGTGATCGTGCTTCCGCCGAATATCGACCCGGAGCAAGGTGACTTGCGTATTGTCCTGGAGCCGTCGTTGGCAGCGGGTATGATCGGCAGCCTGGAATGGCTTGAGCTCTTCCCCTATGAGTGCAACGAGCAGATCGTGAGTAAGTTCCTGCCCAATCTGGTAGCCTACCGGTCCTTGACGGACCTGCAACTCGACGATCCTGAACTGGCAGACAACCTTCAGAGCCAGATTTCAATTGCTCTCCAGAAGCTGCTGCAACGCCAAAACCCTGACGGCGGATGGGGCTGGTGGGGTGGGGAAGAGAGCCAGGCGTTCGTCACGAGCTACGTTGTCTATGGACTTGTCGAGGCCGGTAAAGCAGGCTTCCATGTGGACCAGGATGCGCTCGACCGAGGGCTGGACGCACTGGATCGCAGCCTCGAACCGGTCGATGACCTGGAAGGCTGGCGCCTCAATCAACAGGCGTTTTCGCTTTACGTGCTTGCCGAGGCGGGGCACGGGGACATGGCACGCTCCGTCGGGCTGTTCGAGGTACGGGAACGGCTGGCTCATTATGGACGGGCCCTGCTGGCGCTGGATTTCGGCCTGCTGGAACAGAAAGGAGAATTGGCTGCCAGAGCCCGCATCGACACCCTGCTGGAGGATCTGACCGGCGCAGCCATCCTTTCGGCCACCGGCGCCCACTGGGAAGAAGAAGCACACCATGGCCAAACCATGAGCACCGATACCCGCAGCACCTCCATGGTATTGTCAGCGCTGTCCAGGCTTCAATCGGACCACGCGTTGGCACCCAATGTGGTACGATGGCTGATGTCCGCCCGGAAAAGCGATCGCTGGCAAACCACCCAGGAAAACGTGTGGGCCATTATTGCCCTGACCGACTGGATGGTCGCCACTGGCGAGCTGGAGGCCGACTACAGCTATCTGGTCGCGATAAACGGTGATGAGTTGGCCGACGGTACGGCAACCCAGGAGAACCTGGATACCCCCGTCGAACTACGGGTAGCGATGCAGGACCTGTTCCTGAATCAGGCTAACGCGCTGACGATCTCCCGTTTTGCTACGGCCGGCCAATCGGGAGAGGGTCAACTCTATTACACAAGCCACCTGAACACCTATCTGCCGGCCGCAGACCTGGAAGCGCGCGATCGGGGAATCGTGCTGGCGCGGGAGGTCGTTGCCGTCGATCCTGTCACCGGCGAGGCCGGCGACAGGCAGGTCAGCGAAGCGGCGGCCGGAGATATTCTGCAGGTCACGTTGACCATCATCGCCCCCAACGATCTGAATTACCTGGTAGTAGAGAGCCCCTTGCCTGCCGGGACGGAAGCCATCGACACCAGCCTGGCAACTACCAGCCAGACCTATCAGGGCCCGCGATTCGGGTCAAAGCAGGAGCAAGCGTATCCGGGATTCTGGTGGTGGACGCCCACCCACAACGAAATAAGGGATGAAAAGGTGGTACTTTTTGCGACCGCTTTGCCGGCCGGCACCTACCAGTACTCCTACCAGATGAGGGCAAGCCTGCCGGGGGACTTCCATGTGCTTCCCGCGACAGCACAGGAGATGTACTTTCCGGAGGTTTGGGGCCGCAGCGGCGGTTCGTCGTTCACCGTCATCGGTGATTAA